CGACTGGGCCTTTTTCCGGACGACGATCGACAACGCCGCGCTCGCGCTCGCGCGCACCGACATGGAGATCGCGGGTGAGTACGCCGCGGTCGCCGACGACGACCTCGAAGCACGCTTTTTCCCGGTGTTCGAGGCGGAGTACGAGCGGGCCGCCGACCTCGCCACGACCATCGGCGACCGTGACGACCTCGTGAACCGTGGGTGGCTCCGCGAGAGCCTCCGTCGCCGGAACCCCTACGTCGACCCGCTGAACGTGCTCCAGACCCACCTGTTGGATCGTGAGCACCGGACCGAGACCGAAAAGCGGGCACTGCGCCTGACGGTCAAGGGGATCGCCGCCGGCATGAAGAACACCGGGTAGCTCGGTTCCGTCGCTTCACTAACTGACCATCGGGAGAAACCGTTTTACCGCCGACCCGAGATGCAGGACTATGGCACGATCAGCCATCCAACTGTACACGCTGCGCGCGCTCGACGAACCGCTCGACGAACTGCTCGCCCGAGTCCGTGACGCGGGGTTCGAGGGCGTGGAGTACGCCAACCGGATCGGCGATGCGGACGCCGACGCCGTCCGGACCGCGCTCGACGAGACGGGCCTCGAATCGGTCGCGGCCCACGTCGGGATCGACGAGATCGAGGACGATCCGGAGGCCACCATCGAATTCTACCGATCGCTCGGCTGTGACCACCTCGTGGTGCCGTGGCTCGATCCCGAATGCTTCGAGACCGAGAGTGACATCGAGGCAACCGCGGATCGGCTGTTGAGGGTGGCCGAGACGGTCGACGACCACGACATGGCGCTGTCCTATCACAACCACGACCACGAGTTCGCCGCGGTGAACGGCCGGCCGGCGTTCGAGCACCTCGCGGAAGCCACCCGAGAACCGCTCGGCTTCGAACTCGACTGCGGGTGGACCGCGGCCGCGGGTGTGGACCCGACCGCCGTCCTCGATCGGTGGGGTGACCGAGTGTCGCTCGTCCACATCTCCGACGCCGACGAGACGCGGTCGTCCGTGGAGGTCGGCGACGGCGTGCTCGACGTGGAAGCCTGTGCGGCAGCAGTTCGGGCGCACGACGTCGAGTGGGCGATCTACGAGCACGACGATCCCGACGATCAGATGGCGTCGGTCGCCCACGGTGCGGACGTGCTGGAACGGTTCTGAGGGTCTTGCGGTGGGCTCTCGGTCGAGTGACTGAGTAATCGAACGACTCGACGTGGCACTTAAGAGCCGTCGAGCGCGTCGACGAACGACGCCTCGGCGTCGCGCCACGCCGCAACCACCCGATCGTACTCGGGGTCGTTCTCGGCGTCGTCGATCCGGTCGTGCTCGTCGAGCCAATCGACGGTGCGACGGACGCCTTCCTCCCAGCCGATGGTCTGCTCGAACCCGAGATCACGGCGGGCTTTCGACGTATCGAACACCGTGCTGAACCGGAAATGATCCTCGAGACCGCCGGTCCGGTCGGGAACGGCTGCGGTGAGCGCGTCAGTCGGAACGTGGACGAGATCGGGGGCGGGCGCGTCGAGCGCATCGGCCGCGCGGCGGTGGTACTGGTTCCACGTCATCGGCCGTTCGCACGTCACGTGGTAGGCTTCGCCGATCGCCGCTCGGTTGTCGAGCGCCCCGACGAACGCGTTCGCGACGTCGTCGCGGTGACACGGCCCCCAGATCGACGTGCCGTCGCCGTGGACCACGATCGGTTTTCCCTCCCGAAGCCGGTCGATGTAGGCGGTGCCGTCGCCGAGCGTGTGGATCAGCGTTCCACCTTCACCGTAGGTGTGCCACGGCCGGAGCACCGTCACCGGAAATCCGCGGGCGCTGTGGGCTTCGAACAGCCGGTCCTCGCAGGCGGCCTTGTCGGCTCCGTACTCGCTGACCGCGGGACTGCGTGCCGCCGACTCGACGATCGGCATGTCCGCAACGGGTCGATGGTAGACGTCGATCGTGCTGCAGAAGACGTACTGCTCGATTTCGCCCTCGAACGCACGGATCGCGGATTCGACGTCCGCCGGCTCGAAGGCCACCATGTCGATCACGCAGTCGACGTCGAGATCCGCCATCTGTTCTTCGAAGCGGTCGTAGTCGGTTCGGTCGCCGGTGACGTGCGCGACGCCTTGCGGGAGGTCGGCGTCGGTGCGGCCACGGTTGTACACCGTCACGTCGTGCCCGACGTCGACGAGCTGGCGCGTGATTCCCGTGCTGATCAACCCCGTGCCGCCGATGACAAGGATGTGCACGTATCGACCTCGATCGTGGTCCGGATAAACGTCTCGGCGATCTCGGGATCGCATCCGTCGATGTCGATCGCCGGCCCACATCGCCTGCATCGATCGAACGAAAGCACTATGTCACTAGTCCTCGCTGTCTGCAAACGAAATGAATCAGTACACGGTCGCCATCGTCGGTACTGGCCCAGACCCGCGAAACCCCACTGTCGAAGGGTTCGCGATGGGGTATCGACACGCCGAGGCGTATCGGAACAACGAGAACTGCCGGCTCGTCGCCTGCGCCGACCTCGTTCCCGAGAACGCTCGGGCGTTCGCCGATGAGTTCGGTGTCGACGAGGACGGTATCTACGCGGACTACGAGGACATGCTCGCCGCGGTCGAACCCGACGTCGTCAGCGTCGCCGTGCCACCCGCGATCCACGAGCAGGTCGTCGTGGACTGTGCGCAGAGCGGTGTCGTCGACGCCGTCCACTGTGAGAAACCGATGGCACTGACGTGGCCGAGCGCCGAGCGGATGGTCCAGGCCTGCTGGCGGCGCGACGTCCAGCTCACGTTCAACCGCCAGCGTCGGTTCGGCCGACCGTTCACCGAGGCCGACCGGCTGCTCGACGCTGGTGAGATCGGCGCACTCCGGCGGATCGAGATCGGGTGGGGCGACTTCTTCGACACCGGCGCACACACCGTCGATCTCGCGGGGATGTTCAACGACGACCGACCGGCCGAGTGGGTCATCGCCCAGCTCGACTA
The genomic region above belongs to Halococcus salifodinae DSM 8989 and contains:
- a CDS encoding Gfo/Idh/MocA family protein gives rise to the protein MNQYTVAIVGTGPDPRNPTVEGFAMGYRHAEAYRNNENCRLVACADLVPENARAFADEFGVDEDGIYADYEDMLAAVEPDVVSVAVPPAIHEQVVVDCAQSGVVDAVHCEKPMALTWPSAERMVQACWRRDVQLTFNRQRRFGRPFTEADRLLDAGEIGALRRIEIGWGDFFDTGAHTVDLAGMFNDDRPAEWVIAQLDYREEDVRFGAHQENQMFAQWRYDNGIHGVLSTGPGASLTDAAIVLRGTDGTLRIDVDDGPMLELKQDGRREAIDVGGETMHGTADDGDRFGSRFHDRSIGDAIDALRSDEESQLAGRIGLNTAEILFGGYESVRQRGRVDLPLDVDDSPLEAMVESGALSPTLDDAE
- a CDS encoding NAD-dependent epimerase/dehydratase family protein; this encodes MHILVIGGTGLISTGITRQLVDVGHDVTVYNRGRTDADLPQGVAHVTGDRTDYDRFEEQMADLDVDCVIDMVAFEPADVESAIRAFEGEIEQYVFCSTIDVYHRPVADMPIVESAARSPAVSEYGADKAACEDRLFEAHSARGFPVTVLRPWHTYGEGGTLIHTLGDGTAYIDRLREGKPIVVHGDGTSIWGPCHRDDVANAFVGALDNRAAIGEAYHVTCERPMTWNQYHRRAADALDAPAPDLVHVPTDALTAAVPDRTGGLEDHFRFSTVFDTSKARRDLGFEQTIGWEEGVRRTVDWLDEHDRIDDAENDPEYDRVVAAWRDAEASFVDALDGS
- a CDS encoding sugar phosphate isomerase/epimerase family protein, with the protein product MARSAIQLYTLRALDEPLDELLARVRDAGFEGVEYANRIGDADADAVRTALDETGLESVAAHVGIDEIEDDPEATIEFYRSLGCDHLVVPWLDPECFETESDIEATADRLLRVAETVDDHDMALSYHNHDHEFAAVNGRPAFEHLAEATREPLGFELDCGWTAAAGVDPTAVLDRWGDRVSLVHISDADETRSSVEVGDGVLDVEACAAAVRAHDVEWAIYEHDDPDDQMASVAHGADVLERF